In a single window of the Coffea eugenioides isolate CCC68of chromosome 3, Ceug_1.0, whole genome shotgun sequence genome:
- the LOC113765981 gene encoding MDIS1-interacting receptor like kinase 2-like produces the protein MELGENQLSGSIPVSIGNLELLCQNGSLQIISVSENMLTGPIPRSLQNCSSLVKANFNENNFHGNLSEMICIHPFLDFIDLSNNEFYGELSSNWVECKILKTLIIAKNNITGGIPLEFGNLSQLHALDISSNFLSGEIPRVVGKLTSMLKLDLHDNQFVGGVPQELGMLTELLYLDLSTNSLNGSFPEHLEDLKHLFYMNLSNNIFSQKIPFEIGKLTQLSELDLSRNLFTGEIPSEFRSLQSLGTLDLSHNNLSGLIPKALAELPGSLQINISFNNLEGPIPSGRAFVNLTIEEVKGNKGLCGNITGLRACESSSLINSHVKNKRKKLVLTVVFPLLGSFILLGAFFGIPKLRDQRKKISRIEDMDVKKCHLFAIYGYDGKALYKEIVLTTQEFSEVFCIGKGGYGSVYRAQLSSGDVVAVKRLHNMPEMASHRSFLNEIRALIEIKHRNIVKLLGFCSNSQHSFLVYEYLERGSLAKILSIEEEAIELDWQKRLKIIKGIAQALSYMHHDCSPVIVHRDISSNNILLDSEDEAHVSDFGTSKFLKKDSSNWSSLAGTCGYVAPEFAYTMKVTEKCDVL, from the exons ATGGAATTAGGCGAGAACCAACTTAGTGGTTCCATTCCTGTTTCAATTGGTAACTTGG AATTGCTATGTCAAAATGGTTCACTCCAAATCATTTCTGTATCTGAGAACATGCTTACAGGTCCAATCCCTAGAAGCTTGCAGAATTGCTCAAGCTTAGTTAAGGCCAATTTCAACGAGAACAATTTCCATGGAAACCTGTCAGAAATGATCTGCATCCATCCATTCCTGGACTTCATAGATCTCAGCAACAATGAGTTCTACGGTGAACTTTCCAGCAACTGGGTTGAATGCAAAATCTTGAAAACCCTGATAATTGCAAAGAATAACATCACAGGTGGTATACCTTTAGAATTTGGAAATTTATCTCAACTGCATGCACTTgatatttcttcaaattttttatcCGGGGAGATACCAAGGGTAGTGGGGAAGTTGACCTCTATGCTTAAACTAGATTTACATGACAACCAATTTGTCGGTGGTGTACCTCAGGAATTGGGAATGCTAACCGAACTTCTTTACCTAGACCTATCCACAAATTCCTTGAATGGATCTTTTCCAGAACATTTGGAAGATTTGAAGCACTTGTTTTACATGAACTTGAGCAACAACATTTTCAGCCAAAAGATTCCATTCGAGATTGGGAAGTTGACCCAACTTTCTGAACTAGATTTGAGTCGAAATTTGTTCACAGGAGAGATACCATCAGAGTTCCGAAGTTTGCAGAGTCTGGGAACATTGGACCTCTCCCACAATAACCTCTCTGGTTTAATCCCAAAGGCTTTAGCAGAATTGCCTGGTTCATTGCAAATTAATATTTCCTTCAATAATTTAGAGGGTCCAATTCCAAGTGGCAGAGCCTTTGTGAATTTAACGATAGAAGAAGtaaagggaaataaaggcttgTGTGGCAATATTACAGGGTTACGAGCTTGTGAAAGTTCCTCGTTAATCAATAGTCATGTcaaaaataagaggaaaaaacTTGTTCTCACAGTTGTATTTCCTCTTCTGGGGTCATTCATACTTCTAGGTGCATTCTTTGGTATTCCCAAATTGCGtgatcaaaggaaaaaaatttcaagaattgAAGATATGGATGTGAAGAAGTGCCATTTATTTGCCATATATGGATATGATGGCAAAGCATTGTATAAAGAAATAGTATTGACTACACAAGAGTTCAGTGAAGTATTTTGCATAGGGAAAGGAGGTTATGGAAGTGTTTATAGAGCACAGCTTTCATCAGGGGATGTAGTAGCTGTAAAGAGACTTCACAACATGCCTGAGATGGCAAGTCATAGAAGTTTCTTGAATGAGATAAGAGCCTTGATAGAAATCAAGCATCGAAACATTGTAAAACTCTTGGGCTTCTGCTCCAACTCTCAGCACTCATTTTTGGTTTATGAGTATCTTGAAAGAGGAAGTTTGGCCAAAATCTTGAGCATAGAAGAAGAAGCTATTGAACTAGACTGGCAGAAGAGGTTGAAAATCATCAAAGGCATCGCTCAAGCTTTATCTTACATGCATCATGATTGTTCACCAGTAATTGTACATCGGGACATATCAAGCAACAACATTTTGCTCGATTCAGAAGACGAGGCTCATGTTTCAGATTTTGGCACTTCTAAGTTTCTGAAAAAAGACTCATCTAATTGGAGTTCTCTTGCAGGAACATGTGGATATGTTGCACCAG AATTTGCCTACACAATGAAAGTAACTGAAAAGTgtgatgttttatag
- the LOC113765980 gene encoding probable leucine-rich repeat receptor-like protein kinase At1g35710, with protein sequence MGSFEFISVFIMVLLFPSSHPKAKGVASDSASEAAEYSIKGSLYDYPFSSLPNLEYLELSLNQIFGSIPREIGNLSKLIYLDFSVNELSQEIPPEICNLRNLTHLALGSNQFSGPIPSGIGTLHNLIELYLDNNTLIGSIPATFGNLTRLVNLYLFHNLLSGPIPPTIRNMISLQFLILSQNNLSGGIPNSLGTLSNLIGLILYDNQLSGPVI encoded by the exons ATGGGTTCTTTTGAATTTATCTCTGTATTCATTATGGTCCTACTTTTCCCATCATCTCATCCCAAAGCCAAAGGTGTCGCTTCAGATTCTGCTAGTGAGGCGGCTG AATACAGCATAAAAGGTAGCCTTTATGACTACCCATTTTCATCCCTCCCAAATCTTGAATATCTTGAACTTAGCCTGAATCAGATCTTTGGCAGCATACCTCGTGAAATAGGTAACCTGTCCAAGCTCATTTATCTTGATTTCTCAGTTAATGAGTTGTCACAAGAAATCCCACCTGAAATTTGCAACTTGAGAAACTTGACTCATTTAGCTCTCGGAAGTAATCAATTTTCAGGTCCAATTCCATCAGGAATTGGAACTCTGCATAATCTGATTGAACTTTATCTGGACAACAACACTTTGATAGGTTCAATTCCAGCCACTTTTGGTAACCTCACTAGGCTAGTTAACTTATACCTTTTCCATAATCTCCTATCTGGTCCCATTCCTCCTACGATCAGGAATATGATCTCACTTCAGTTTCTTATTTTGTCTCAAAATAATCTTTCTGGTGGAATCCCAAATTCTCTTGGAACTTTATCCAATTTGATTGGTCTAATTCTCTATGACAATCAACTTTCAGGTCCAGTGATCTAA